One window of the Macaca thibetana thibetana isolate TM-01 chromosome 1, ASM2454274v1, whole genome shotgun sequence genome contains the following:
- the USF1 gene encoding upstream stimulatory factor 1 isoform X2, producing MSSCLWSYLGRERENTVGENRRLRRPWPDLALRPVNRRYKDFQKRTSSSDVPPHREMKGQQKTAETEEGTVQIQEGAVATGEDPTSVAIASIQSAATFPDPNVKYVFRTENGGQVMYRVIQVSEGQLDGQTEGTGAISGYPATQSMTQAVIQGAFTSDDAVDTEGTAAETHYTYFPSTAVGDGAGGTTSGSTAAVVTTQGSEALLGQATPPGTGQFFVMMSPQEVLQGGSQRSIAPRTHPYSPKSEAPRTTRDEKRRAQHNEVERRRRDKINNWIVQLSKIIPDCSMESTKSGQSKGGILSKACDYIQELRQSNHRLSEELQGLDQLQLDNDVLRQQVEDLKNKNLLLRAQLRHHGLEVVIKNDSN from the exons ATGAGCAGCTGTCTATGGAGCTACCTAGGTCGGGAGAGGGAGAACACAGTTGGAGAAAATCGGCGGCTGAGACGGCCTTGGCCG GACTTAGCACTCAGGCCTGTGAATAGGAGATACAAAGACTTCCAAAAAAGGACCAGTTCCTCGGATGTGCCCCCTCACAGAGAGATGAAGGG GCAGCAGAAAACAGCTGAAACGGAAGAGGGGACAGTGCAGATTCAGGAAG GTGCAGTGGCTACTGGGGAAGACCCAACCAGTGTGGCTATTGCCAGCATCCAGTCAGCTGCCACCTTCCCTGACCCCAACGTCAAGTACGTCTTCCGAACTGAGAATGGGGGCCAG GTGATGTACAGGGTGATCCAGGTGTCTGAGGGGCAGCTGGATGGCCAAACTGAGGGAACTGGTGCCATCAGTGGCTACCCTGCCACTCAATCCATGACCCAG gcgGTGATCCAGGGTGCTTTCACCAGTGATGATGCAGTTGACACGGAGGGGACGGCTGCTGAGACGCACTATACTTACTTCCCCAGCACGGCAGTGGGAGATGGGGCAGGGGGTACCACATCGGGGAGTACAGCTGCTGTTGTTACTACCCAGGGCTCAGAGGCACTGCTGGGGCAGGCGACCCCTCCTGGCACTG GTCAATTCTTTGTGATGATGTCACCACAAGAAGTACTGCAGGGAGGAAGCCAGCGCTCAATTGCCCCTAGGACTCACCCTTATTCCCC GAAGTCAGAAGCTCCCCGGACGACTCGGGATGAGAAACGCAGGGCTCAGCATAATGAAG TGGAGCGCCGCCGCCGAGACAAGATCAACAACTGGATCGTGCAGCTCTCCAAGATAATCCCAGACTGCTCCATGGAGAGCACCAAGTCTGGCCAG AGTAAAGGTGGGATTCTATCCAAAGCTTGTGATTATATCCAGGAGCTTCGGCAGAGTAACCACCGCTTGTCTGAAGAACTGCAGGGGCTTGACCAACTGCAGCTGGACAATGACGTGCTTCGACAACAG GTGGAAGATCTTAAAAACAAGAATCTGCTGCTTCGAGCTCAGTTGCGGCACCACGGATTAGAGGTCGTCATCAAGAATGACAGCAACTAA
- the TSTD1 gene encoding thiosulfate:glutathione sulfurtransferase isoform X1, which translates to MLQATRGRAGAALRRLAVAARTMAGAPTVSLPELRSLLASGRARLFDVRSREEAAAGTIPGALNIPVSELESALQMEPAAFQALYSAEKPKLEDEHLVFFCQMGKRGLQAMQLARSLGYTGARNYAGAYREWLEKEG; encoded by the exons ATGCTGCAGGCTACGAGAGGGCGGGCCGGGGCCGCACTCCGGAGACTCGCAGTTGCTGCGCGCACCATGGCTGGAG CGCCCACGGTCTCGCTCCCTGAACTCCGTTCACTCCTAGCCTCCGGCCGGGCCCGACTCTTCGACGTGCGCTCTCGGGAGGAGGCGGCAGCTGGGACCATCCCAGGGGCGCTCAACATCCCGG TGTCCGAGTTGGAGAGTGCTCTGCAGATGGAGCCAGCTGCCTTCCAGGCTTTGTACTCTGCTGAGAAGCCAAAGCTGGAAGATGAGCATCTCGTTTTCTTCTGTCAGATGGGCAAGCGGGGCCTCCAGGCCATGCAACTGGCCCGGAGTCTTGGATACACTGG GGCTCGCAACTATGCTGGGGCCTATAGAGAATGGTTGGAGAAAGAGGGTTAG
- the TSTD1 gene encoding thiosulfate:glutathione sulfurtransferase isoform X3 has translation MLQATRGRAGAALRRLAVAARTMAGVSELESALQMEPAAFQALYSAEKPKLEDEHLVFFCQMGKRGLQAMQLARSLGYTGARNYAGAYREWLEKEG, from the exons ATGCTGCAGGCTACGAGAGGGCGGGCCGGGGCCGCACTCCGGAGACTCGCAGTTGCTGCGCGCACCATGGCTGGAG TGTCCGAGTTGGAGAGTGCTCTGCAGATGGAGCCAGCTGCCTTCCAGGCTTTGTACTCTGCTGAGAAGCCAAAGCTGGAAGATGAGCATCTCGTTTTCTTCTGTCAGATGGGCAAGCGGGGCCTCCAGGCCATGCAACTGGCCCGGAGTCTTGGATACACTGG GGCTCGCAACTATGCTGGGGCCTATAGAGAATGGTTGGAGAAAGAGGGTTAG
- the USF1 gene encoding upstream stimulatory factor 1 isoform X3, translated as MYRVIQVSEGQLDGQTEGTGAISGYPATQSMTQAVIQGAFTSDDAVDTEGTAAETHYTYFPSTAVGDGAGGTTSGSTAAVVTTQGSEALLGQATPPGTGQFFVMMSPQEVLQGGSQRSIAPRTHPYSPKSEAPRTTRDEKRRAQHNEVERRRRDKINNWIVQLSKIIPDCSMESTKSGQSKGGILSKACDYIQELRQSNHRLSEELQGLDQLQLDNDVLRQQVEDLKNKNLLLRAQLRHHGLEVVIKNDSN; from the exons ATGTACAGGGTGATCCAGGTGTCTGAGGGGCAGCTGGATGGCCAAACTGAGGGAACTGGTGCCATCAGTGGCTACCCTGCCACTCAATCCATGACCCAG gcgGTGATCCAGGGTGCTTTCACCAGTGATGATGCAGTTGACACGGAGGGGACGGCTGCTGAGACGCACTATACTTACTTCCCCAGCACGGCAGTGGGAGATGGGGCAGGGGGTACCACATCGGGGAGTACAGCTGCTGTTGTTACTACCCAGGGCTCAGAGGCACTGCTGGGGCAGGCGACCCCTCCTGGCACTG GTCAATTCTTTGTGATGATGTCACCACAAGAAGTACTGCAGGGAGGAAGCCAGCGCTCAATTGCCCCTAGGACTCACCCTTATTCCCC GAAGTCAGAAGCTCCCCGGACGACTCGGGATGAGAAACGCAGGGCTCAGCATAATGAAG TGGAGCGCCGCCGCCGAGACAAGATCAACAACTGGATCGTGCAGCTCTCCAAGATAATCCCAGACTGCTCCATGGAGAGCACCAAGTCTGGCCAG AGTAAAGGTGGGATTCTATCCAAAGCTTGTGATTATATCCAGGAGCTTCGGCAGAGTAACCACCGCTTGTCTGAAGAACTGCAGGGGCTTGACCAACTGCAGCTGGACAATGACGTGCTTCGACAACAG GTGGAAGATCTTAAAAACAAGAATCTGCTGCTTCGAGCTCAGTTGCGGCACCACGGATTAGAGGTCGTCATCAAGAATGACAGCAACTAA
- the USF1 gene encoding upstream stimulatory factor 1 isoform X1 has protein sequence MSSCLWSYLGRERENTVGENRRLRRPWPTHCKLHDFYQDLALRPVNRRYKDFQKRTSSSDVPPHREMKGQQKTAETEEGTVQIQEGAVATGEDPTSVAIASIQSAATFPDPNVKYVFRTENGGQVMYRVIQVSEGQLDGQTEGTGAISGYPATQSMTQAVIQGAFTSDDAVDTEGTAAETHYTYFPSTAVGDGAGGTTSGSTAAVVTTQGSEALLGQATPPGTGQFFVMMSPQEVLQGGSQRSIAPRTHPYSPKSEAPRTTRDEKRRAQHNEVERRRRDKINNWIVQLSKIIPDCSMESTKSGQSKGGILSKACDYIQELRQSNHRLSEELQGLDQLQLDNDVLRQQVEDLKNKNLLLRAQLRHHGLEVVIKNDSN, from the exons ATGAGCAGCTGTCTATGGAGCTACCTAGGTCGGGAGAGGGAGAACACAGTTGGAGAAAATCGGCGGCTGAGACGGCCTTGGCCG actcactgcaaacttcatGATTTCTACCAGGACTTAGCACTCAGGCCTGTGAATAGGAGATACAAAGACTTCCAAAAAAGGACCAGTTCCTCGGATGTGCCCCCTCACAGAGAGATGAAGGG GCAGCAGAAAACAGCTGAAACGGAAGAGGGGACAGTGCAGATTCAGGAAG GTGCAGTGGCTACTGGGGAAGACCCAACCAGTGTGGCTATTGCCAGCATCCAGTCAGCTGCCACCTTCCCTGACCCCAACGTCAAGTACGTCTTCCGAACTGAGAATGGGGGCCAG GTGATGTACAGGGTGATCCAGGTGTCTGAGGGGCAGCTGGATGGCCAAACTGAGGGAACTGGTGCCATCAGTGGCTACCCTGCCACTCAATCCATGACCCAG gcgGTGATCCAGGGTGCTTTCACCAGTGATGATGCAGTTGACACGGAGGGGACGGCTGCTGAGACGCACTATACTTACTTCCCCAGCACGGCAGTGGGAGATGGGGCAGGGGGTACCACATCGGGGAGTACAGCTGCTGTTGTTACTACCCAGGGCTCAGAGGCACTGCTGGGGCAGGCGACCCCTCCTGGCACTG GTCAATTCTTTGTGATGATGTCACCACAAGAAGTACTGCAGGGAGGAAGCCAGCGCTCAATTGCCCCTAGGACTCACCCTTATTCCCC GAAGTCAGAAGCTCCCCGGACGACTCGGGATGAGAAACGCAGGGCTCAGCATAATGAAG TGGAGCGCCGCCGCCGAGACAAGATCAACAACTGGATCGTGCAGCTCTCCAAGATAATCCCAGACTGCTCCATGGAGAGCACCAAGTCTGGCCAG AGTAAAGGTGGGATTCTATCCAAAGCTTGTGATTATATCCAGGAGCTTCGGCAGAGTAACCACCGCTTGTCTGAAGAACTGCAGGGGCTTGACCAACTGCAGCTGGACAATGACGTGCTTCGACAACAG GTGGAAGATCTTAAAAACAAGAATCTGCTGCTTCGAGCTCAGTTGCGGCACCACGGATTAGAGGTCGTCATCAAGAATGACAGCAACTAA
- the TSTD1 gene encoding thiosulfate:glutathione sulfurtransferase isoform X2 translates to MGIQGLWAQELQIAQEQQPNPVPLSFTAHFWHGTGGEWEMLQATRGRAGAALRRLAVAARTMAGVSELESALQMEPAAFQALYSAEKPKLEDEHLVFFCQMGKRGLQAMQLARSLGYTGARNYAGAYREWLEKEG, encoded by the exons ATGGGGATTCAGGGGCTTTGGGCCCAAGAACTGCAGATAGCCCAGGAGCAACAGCCTAATCCTGTGCCCCTTTCCTTCACTGCCCACTTCTGGCATGGGACAGGGGGA GAGTGGGAGATGCTGCAGGCTACGAGAGGGCGGGCCGGGGCCGCACTCCGGAGACTCGCAGTTGCTGCGCGCACCATGGCTGGAG TGTCCGAGTTGGAGAGTGCTCTGCAGATGGAGCCAGCTGCCTTCCAGGCTTTGTACTCTGCTGAGAAGCCAAAGCTGGAAGATGAGCATCTCGTTTTCTTCTGTCAGATGGGCAAGCGGGGCCTCCAGGCCATGCAACTGGCCCGGAGTCTTGGATACACTGG GGCTCGCAACTATGCTGGGGCCTATAGAGAATGGTTGGAGAAAGAGGGTTAG